In Cryptomeria japonica chromosome 5, Sugi_1.0, whole genome shotgun sequence, the genomic window AGGCAGCACAAACGAATTTATTGACCCTGGTGTAATGTTGCCTGATGATTCAGCTTCGTCCTACCCTGCACACACAAAGAAAGATTGCAAGAAAGCCTGTCTCAGCAACTGCTCGTGCACTGCGTTTGCTTTCAATTCTCCTTCCGGTGCCTGtcaaatctggtttggagattttCTAAACATGCATAACCCTCCATCAAATAGTAGATCTACTGTCTCCATTCGAGTAGCTGCTTCTGCACTTCCAAAGCATCAAAATATTTCCTCCAACCTCAAAGCCATAACCATTGCGAGCGTTCTCGCCCTCGCTTTGAGTGTCTTTTCATTCTTAATGTGGCAAAGGTATCGGCTACGACCACCAATAGAGATGTGTACGGATTCCTCGGACTCTTTTCTTAGAATGTTTAGTTACATGGAGTTGAAGATTGCAACAAGGAATTTCAGGTTTAAGTTGGGGAGCGGTGGATCCGGCTCAGTGTTCAAAGGATGCCTGATAGACGGTACGCTCGTGGCAGTAAAGAAACTTGAAGGTTCAAGACAACATGAGAAGGAATTCCGAGCGGAAATCAGTTGTCTTGGCAACATACAACATGCAAATTTGATCAGGCTTCGAGGGTTTTGTGCAGAAGGATCCAGAAGATTACTGGTTTATGAGTATATGCCCAATGGCTCTCTAAATTGCTTACTGTTCAGCAGTAATTCTAAAACTAAACAGAATGTACTAGACTGGAAGACCCGATTCCAGATCGCTTTAGGCACTGCACGAGGTCTAGTTTATCTCCATGAGAAATGCAGAGACCGGATCATTCATGGCGATGTAAAGCCTGAGAACATTCTTCTGGATGGTAATTTCTCACCGAGGTTGGCAGACTTTGGGTTGGCAAAGCTTGTTGGTAGAGATTTTAGCCGCGTATTGACCACAACGAGAGGAACGAGAGGTTATTTGGCACCAGAGTGGATCTCCGGTCTTCCCATCACTCCCAAAGTTGATGCGTACAGTTTTGGTATAACGCTCTTGGAAATCATTTCCGGGCGAAGAAGTATAGATTTAAACGTGCAAGATTCAAGTCAGTACTACTTTCCTGCATGGGCTGCAACTCAAATTTACGAGGGCAAGATGATTAATATTGTGGAGGAAGGTGTTGCAGTGGAGGCAGATATTGGAGAGTTGACAAGAGCTATTGTTATTGGATTTTTATACATCGAAAGGGAGGAGGAGATGAGGCCAAGCATGGAACAAGTGGTGCGGATGCTAGAAGGGAAGATGCATTTTAAAATGTAGGAGCTTCACAAAAGTAAAGATGTACTTTAAAGTGGGTCGTCTTATATGACTTTTTAAAATGGGAGTTAGTAATGTTTATCTTAAAATTATCTATATGAATAAATAAGTTGgtggttttatgattttttttaatggaTGTTAGTAATCTTGTTTATGAAAAGAGAAAGTAACTATTGAAATCATTTTGTGATAACAAtctagagaaaaataaatatatagaaaTAAAGAAGTGAGATAGAAtgatagagaaatagagataggTCTAAGAGATAAGGAATttaaagggagggagggagggagaatgtgtatatatgtatctatatataagtatgtatatataAAGAAAGAATAATTTTTTGAGAAAGGGTTGGGGAGGAATGGTATCAATGAGGTTATTGACGAAAATATCTAGGAACCAAAGAAAGTAGAGGTTCCCTAACACAACATAGATGGTGTCATCTAAACTCATTTGAGTTAAACTAATGGCATGGATAGAGTGGGATGAGGAATGACAGATAACACTAGTCTAGTTGGGCAAAGCAGTGTCATCTTTGGAAATGACATATTTGAATCACAAGAgcaattgttgttgtcattgataatgATGAGAGAGATTACTAAGAGAATTAGGAAAGGCGGAGATAAAAAATATGAAAAGCATTGAAAGTAACAATGAATGAGGAACCATGGTAGATAGGAGAAACAAACAAGATAATTGAATGTAGTGTAGAAAAGTGATAAAGAAATTTGACAAATCAGCACCTACATATGTAGAGTTTCATAATTATCTTATTTGATTTCCTTAGCTCCTTTTCTCATTAGTAATGACATAAGTTCTATCTTATGTGATTCTCTCAAGATCTTTAGCATAAGATTATAGTACTAGTCTTATGTGATTCTCTCAAGGTCTTCAATGAAAATTATGTTCAAAGTGCTCTCTCATATGACTCCCTCTGGGTATTGAACAAAACAATTCTTATCGAAATCCCTCAAAGACCTTCAACATAACAAATATTTGAAATTCCTAAGTTTAGTCTAGTTTAAATCCTTTAATTCCCAATTCATTTTTATCTCAGTATATAATGTATAAAATACATCATATTGAAGAATCCACAAATTTGTAAGCACTTCATACTTCAACTCTACTCTTAGCATCACTATTCAATCCTAGATCTAAACCTTAGCCTTCATTGAAAAAATCCAAGACATGAAAATTCATGATCATTgtatataaaaaataaagaaaaaattaagaaaCATAAAACTCTATATTCCAAagaaatgcaagattttgaattccATAAATTCATGtttcataaataaaatataaatcaagATTTAAGAACATAATGCACATTTCATGATTGAtcataaataaatacataaataaattaaattgaaaTACTCAAAATTTCTTAAAAAATTGCACAACGACAAACGTTTTGCATTAGATAAGAAATTGGAAAATTTTGCTAGCATAATGATATGAAAATGAGAAATACATAATTTAAAACATCATGAATTATTGGGTCGAAGTCAATAATGGAGGCAAGCATAAGTCAGCTAATGCATCACCTGTAGCAGCAAACGATGATTGAGACGTAATGACAGGTGATATATGGTGGGGTGATAGGTTACTTGAGATCAAATCAATCCAATGCACGTACGGTGGTTCGTTTCAGAACATATTGAGAGTCAAAGAGTCGGCGAGCAGAAATCCATGTTGACCTAGACTCCTTTGTCACCGCGAATTGGATTGATAGGTTGTGATATGCCTTTCCGTAGACGTTAGGTCATTTATGTCCATCAAGTCGAATATCAATCATCCATTGTCGACCCCCCCTCCTCCCCCCTCCTATGATTTTTTTCAATGGGAGTTAGTGGTGTTTGAATTTTATCAAATGGAATCTTATGATATctcaaatttatatataaaaaataaaacataagaaaTAAATGGATGGTCTTATGAATTTTTATAATGCAAGTTACTAATTTTGTTTATGGAATTTCACTTCAATAAAATAATCCTTGAAATCTTTCTATAAGATAGAACATAAAACTAAATACTAGATGGTAGAAAGATTACTGAATTCCAGTTCTAATTTTTGTTATCAAGAAACATTCATAAAAATAAAATTCTCAATACAAGAAACATGGAGAACTTTATATTTTTATGCATTAAAAAAATGAGAATGTAAGGTTAAGTATGGAAAAAGTGGTGCATGTTCTCGAAGGGTGCATGTTCTCGAAGGGTGCATGTTCTCGAAGGGAACATGGAATCTCAAATAACACACATATTGAGTTGTGCAATCAAGCGAAAACAAAGTCGATTGAACCAAGACTAGCAACAGCAATGACAATATTGTCTAATGTAAATGCGAAATGCATTTTAAAATGTAGGAGTTTAAGAAAGAGTTAAGATGCATTTTAAAGTTGGTTGCCTTCTGTTTTTTTTCAATGGAAGTTAGTAGTGTTTGAATTTTAATAAATGGAATCTTATGATAActcaaaattataaataaataagttGGTGGTCATATGATTTTTTTCAATAGAAGTTGGTGGTTTTGTTTATGGAATCTCTTATTTCAATGAAATAATTCTTGAAACCCTTTCATAAGATAAGAATTTAATAGTGAATACCAATAAATATGTAAATATAACTAGTATAAATATATTatcaatatatttttaaaaatattaaatttgaattattttattCAAATAGAATGCATTTTTTTTACTAGAAGGAGGAAGTCAATTGTTAAAATCAATAGTTTAAAATGTCTAACAAAAATAAAAGATGGCAGAAAGAAATTTGATCGTTGAATAACACATCCAATTTTTGTTACCAAGTAAGCTCCTTGAAAATAAACTTCTCAATACAAGAAACACAGAGTAttctatattattttaaaatatataattatatacattttAATATAACATTTTTTACATTATATTATAAGAAACTTAATATTATAAATTTTGcatggatggagagggagaaggGAATACTGAGGCAACTAAAAAAGATAGGGAAAATAGAGAataagagaaatatagaaataggaGGGAATAGGAGAaaaagaggaagagggagagagggagaattgGAGAAGAAAAAAGGGAGAGAGGAGGGAGTAAGAGAGAGAGAATTGGTAAACGAAAAGAGAAACTAACTCTCAACAATTATTTTGTGCTGACAGTTAAGGGAgaaataaatatatagatatagagaAAGGTGAGCTTGATTGATAGGGAAATAGAGATAGGTGTAAGAGAGATAAGAAATATAAAGGAAGAGAGTTAaagatgtgaaaggatttcaattagtttttttttatcaaagtACTCTCTTGTAAGACTCCCTCTACGTCTCAGACACGAGATATCTTACCTAAATTCCTCAAGACCTTCACCATAACAAATATTTGAAATTTCTTAGTCTAGTTTAGTTCAAATGCTTTAAATACTAATTCATTTTTCTCTTATTATATGATGCATAAAATACATTTTATTGGGGAATCCCTAAATTTGTAATTACTTCATACTTTCACTCTAATCTTAGGATTACTATCCAATCCTAGATCTAAACTTCAACTTTCACTGAAAAACTTCAAGACAAGGAAAATGATGCCAAATTTCATCATCATTGTATCTAAAAAGTCAATAAAAACTTAAGAAACATGAAACTCTATATTCCAAAAAATTGCAAGACTTTGAATTccataaatttatattttataaactGAATATAGATCAAGATTTAACAACATAATTCACATTTCACGATTGACccatcataaaattaaaaaaataaaaataaataatataatttctaTAAACAAATCCCTTAACTGATTGCACAACACCAAACTTTTTCCACCccataagaaattaggaaatttttGCTAACATAATGATATAAAAATgagttattttctttaaatttgaaatacaaaATTTAAAGCTATATGAATTATTGGGTCGAAGTCAATAATGGAGGAAAGCATAAGTCAGTTGATGCATCATTGTAGCAGGAACCGATGTTTGAGACGTAATGACTGATGGTATATGGTGGGGTGATAATTTAGATGAGATCAAATCAATCCAATGCACGTAAAATGGTTCGtttcaaaacaaatttaaagtcGAGGAGTCGGCCAGCAGGAATCCATGTTAATCTTGACTCCTTTGTCAACACGAATGTGATTGATAGGTTATGATGCGCCATTCCGTGCACGTTAGGTCAATTATGCCCATCAAGTCGAATATCTGTCATCCATTCTGGACTCCTCCTATGATTTTTTTCGATGGGAGTTAGTGGTGTTTCGATTTTATTATATGGAATCTTCTGATATCTTAAaagtatatataaataaaaatatgtggGTATGACAGGTATTGCAGCATGATAGGTTTTTAGTTTCCTTGGTATGACGTAGTACCTTTCTTTTTTAAAAAGTGATCATTTTACTTCTATCGAGATTAGATCATTTCTCTATTTAGATACACCATTTTCCATTTCAAATCTCTACAATATCCTTCCTTGAAATTTGAAGTTATGTGGTTTAGAAATAAGAATTTCATTAATTTGCTCAAATTTTGGTGGGCTTCATCACCTCTTGTAATTGTCTCAAGGATGTTTGAGTTGTCTAAAAAGATTCAACATATCAAGGGTAAAATAAAGGAATGAAATGTTAAccactttaaaaatatttttcaacaaaaaaaagaTATTTTAAATCAATTAAAGGAAACAAATAAATTAATCATAATGAATGGGATGTATGTCTCTTCTTATCATCTTAAAAGAAAAACTCCAACAAGATTTAGAAGATGTTCTGACAAGAGAGGGAATCTTATTACAACCAAAAATCAAGAGAAATGTGGGTAGAGGATGGCAACCACAATAGAAATTTTTTTCACCTATCCACTAAAATAAGGAAACAATATGACAAAATCTTTTCAATTGCT contains:
- the LOC131042167 gene encoding G-type lectin S-receptor-like serine/threonine-protein kinase At2g19130, with translation MGKKGLPAYMMFSLTVLILICNGDGLSTGRGDSLSLGASLIGNQTLISKNGTFELGFFSPNGSNNWYIGIWYANILEEIIVWVANRQSPAVKKPGVLKLSEKGNLGLFDAEGTSLWSVNISYKGSQAVLLDSGNFIMLSNDNKSDIVWQSFDYPVDSWLPGMRFGGQQKLVGWKNSMDPAPGLFSFQLDPSGATRFVLKWNDSVQYWESGTWDGHFFSAVPELINGDYFNATIKNTSSGLYFSYKLLKGISRFLQIKSGGIQEYALFDATKRTLVATHPRDQCAVYGLCGAYGSCNSNNLQFCTCVEGFAPADNRAWNSQDWWSSGCIRQTPLNCGTRKGSTNEFIDPGVMLPDDSASSYPAHTKKDCKKACLSNCSCTAFAFNSPSGACQIWFGDFLNMHNPPSNSRSTVSIRVAASALPKHQNISSNLKAITIASVLALALSVFSFLMWQRYRLRPPIEMCTDSSDSFLRMFSYMELKIATRNFRFKLGSGGSGSVFKGCLIDGTLVAVKKLEGSRQHEKEFRAEISCLGNIQHANLIRLRGFCAEGSRRLLVYEYMPNGSLNCLLFSSNSKTKQNVLDWKTRFQIALGTARGLVYLHEKCRDRIIHGDVKPENILLDGNFSPRLADFGLAKLVGRDFSRVLTTTRGTRGYLAPEWISGLPITPKVDAYSFGITLLEIISGRRSIDLNVQDSSQYYFPAWAATQIYEGKMINIVEEGVAVEADIGELTRAIVIGFLYIEREEEMRPSMEQVVRMLEGKMHFKM